A stretch of the Bacillus sp. B-jedd genome encodes the following:
- a CDS encoding YqzM family protein, giving the protein MNEFEQNVQYKRNDAIDSGVGFIVSFGFFATMFIIATVIHAIGS; this is encoded by the coding sequence GTGAACGAATTTGAACAAAACGTCCAGTACAAACGGAACGATGCAATTGATTCAGGGGTAGGGTTTATTGTATCTTTTGGATTTTTCGCAACAATGTTCATTATCGCGACAGTCATCCATGCAATTGGTTCATAA